The following are encoded in a window of Oncorhynchus mykiss isolate Arlee chromosome 11, USDA_OmykA_1.1, whole genome shotgun sequence genomic DNA:
- the spring1 gene encoding SREBP regulating gene protein: protein MVLRRLLRKRWVLGVVFGLSLIYFLTSTLKQEERTIRDRNLLEARDPDHRIPWKVRFNLGNSSRQITQCRNSIQGKTLLTDELGYVCDRNDLLVNGCCNVNAPSSKQYICKSCLANGCCNIYEHCVSCCLQPDKQPLLESFLNRAADGFQNLFTAVEDHFELCLAKCRTSSQSVQHENTYRNPQAKYCYGESPPELLPI from the exons ATGGTGCTAAGAAGGTTACTGAGAAAACGTTGGGTGCTAGGTGTGGTGTTTGGACTGTCTTTGATCTACTTCCTAACCAGCACCCTGAAACAG GAGGAGAGAACCATACGGGATCGCAACCTGTTGGAGGCCAGGGACCCGGATCACCGGATCCCATGGAAAGTCAGGTTCAACCTGGGCAACAGTAGCAGGCAGATCACTCAGTGCCGGAACTCCATTCAGGGCAAAACGCTGCTCACAGATGAACTGG GTTATGTGTGTGACAGAAACGATCTGCTGGTGAATGGTTGCTGTAATGTCAATGCCCCCAGCTCAAAACAGTACATTTGTAAAAGCTGTCTGGCCAACGGCTGCTGCAACATCTACGAGCACTGTGTGTCCTGCTGCCTCCAGCCTGATAAG CAACCTCTTCTAGAGAGTTTCCTGAACAGAGCTGCAGATGGCTTCCAGAACCTATTCACAGCCGTGGAGGACCACTTTGAGCTGTGTTTAGCCAAGTGTCGGACTTCATCGCAG AGTGTCCAACATGAAAATACCTACAGAAATCCACAAGCAAAATACTGTTATGGAGAAAGTCCACCCGAACTCCTGCCTATATGA
- the rnft2 gene encoding RING finger and transmembrane domain-containing protein 2: protein MQRRHSSNTDGMPSERSRSQTLGSESSLDEGGVFDCLKPDSPTSPQQLFSGLVGVGVPSGSGVPSANFQAAGLVLGTPPDVFIQMTASSREEGGPHRSECGPYLPRPPPHHHHNHHHFHQPLQHRTSGERHGNREEASEDPSTPAPALSELKPVVTWLQRGFPFILILLAKVCFQHKLGIAVCIGMASTFAFANSSFKHQVSLREERSVVVALWMIMFLSGNIVYLYYTFSTEELYNSLMFAKPNINSFDFFDLIWAVGITDFVLKYFTIGLKCFILFLPKILLAFKSRGKFYLVIEELSQLFRALVPIQLWYKYIMGEDPSTSYFLGAMLIISYSLCKSFDLCGRVSAIRKAMAILCSSQSYGVRASSQQCSEAGDVCAICQGDFRDPIVLLCQHVFCEECLCLWFDRERTCPLCRSAVIETLHCWKDGTTSAHVQIY from the exons ATGCagagaagacacagcagcaacacGGATGGCATGCCCTCTGAAAG gAGCCGTAGCCAAACCCTTGGATCAGAAAGCAGCCTGGACGAAGGAGGTGTGTTTGACTGCCTGAAACCCGACTCGCCCACCTCCCCCCAGCAGCTCTTCTCCGGCCTGGTTGGGGTCGGGGTTCCCTCGGGATCTGGTGTGCCCTCCGCAAACTTCCAGGCGGCTGGTCTTGTTCTGGGGACTCCTCCAGACGTCTTCATCCAGATGACTGCCTCCTCCAGGGAGGAAGGGGGGCCACACCGCTCTGAGTGTGGGCCCTACCTCCCCCGCCCGCCCCCGCACCAtcatcacaaccaccaccacttccACCAACCACTACAGCACCGTACATCCGGAGAGAGGCATGGGAACAGGGAGGAGGCCTCGGAAGACCCCTCTACACCGGCTCCGGCCTTGTCGGAGCTGAAGCCTGTAGTCACCTGGCTACAGAGGGGGTTCCCGTTCATCCTGATCCTCCTGGCTAAAGTGTGTTTTCAGCACAAGCTCG GTATTGCTGTCTGTATTGGGATGGCCAGCACGTTTGCCTTCGCCAATTCATCATTCAAGCACCAGGTGTCACTACGG GAGGAGAGGTCTGTGGTTGTAGCTCTCTGGATGATCATGTTCCTATCTGGAAACATAGTGTATCTCTACTACACATTCAGTACTGAGGAGCTGTACAACAG TCTGATGTTTGCAAAGCCCAACATAAACAGCTTTGACTTCTTTGATCTAATCTGGGCGGTGGGGATCACCGACTTTGTTCTCAAGTACTTTACAATCGGTCTGAAGTGCTTCATCCTGTTTCTACCCAAGATCCTCCTGGCCTTCAAATCCAGG GGTAAGTTCTACCTGGTGATAGAGGAGCTGAGTCAGTTGTTCAGGGCCTTAGTGCCCATCCAGCTGTGGTACAAGTACATCATGGGAGAGGACCCGTCCACCAGCTACTTCCTAGGAGCCATGCTCATTATCAGCTACAGCCTCTGCAAG TCGTTTGACCTCTGTGGACGAGTATCAGCCATACGCAAGGCCATGGCAATTCTCTGCAGTTCTCAG AGTTATGGTGTGAGAGCCAGCAGCCAGCAGTGCAGTGAAGCCGGAGACGTGTGTGCTATTTGTCAGGGCGACTTCAGAGACCCCATCGTTCTTCTCTGTCAG caTGTGTTCTGTGAGGAGTGCCTGTGTCTGTGGTTCGACCGTGAGCGAACGTGCCCCCTGTGTCGATCTGCGGTCATAGAGACCCTGCACTGCTGGAAGGACGGCACCACATCTGCCCACGTCCAGATCTACTAG